GCCGGCCGGATCCTGATCGCCCGCCCCGCCCGGCAGCAGCGGGGTCACCCACCGCGGCCCGGCGCCCGGAAGCGCCGCCGATCCGAGCAAGCGCATGGCCGTCACATGGCTCGCGGCGACGTCAGGCGGGCGTTCAGCAGGGCATGCAGCGCGATTGCCGAGGGCTCGTCGAGGGCGAGCGTGACCGGAACCGCCACGGCAGCATCGGCAAGCGCCTTCAGGGCGCCGGACACCGGGGCGCCCAGCCGGACACGATCCTTTTCCGTGGTCACCGGGATCGCGCCGCTGCGCCGGAGGATCGCGAGGAGGCCGCGCGCATCGGCCTCGCTGAAGCGATGATGGTCCGGGAAGCCCCTCGCCTCCAGCACCTTCGCGCCGATGTCGCCCAGGGTGGCGAAGAATTTCTCCGGCCGGCCGATACCGGCAAAGGCGACGACCGGCCGAGCTGCAAGGGCGGTGGCCATCGCCGCATCCGGCCGGAGCACCCCGCGCAGCACCGTCAGACCGCGTGCACGCGCCATCGCCGCGACCTGTTCGCCCGGTTCGCCGGCACCGACGATGATCACCGCCTGCGCACGGGACAGCTGCGGGCCGAGCGGCAGCCGCAGCGGACCTGCCGGCAGGCACCAGCCGTTGCCGATCCCGTAGCCACCATCGATGACCAGCAGCGACAGATCCTTGGCGAGCCCCGGGTTCTGGAAACCGTCGTCCATGACGACGACATCGCCCAGCGTGGCCGCCAGACCGGCCCCGGCCGTCCGGTCGGGCGACACGACCACCGGCGCGTGCCGGGCGAGCAACAGCGGTTCGTCGCCGACCTCCGCGGCACCATGGACGGCGGCATCCACGACTGTCGGCTGCGCGACATTGGCGCCATATCCCCGGCTGAGGAACACCGGGCGTCGGCCGAGCGCCGCGAGCAGCCGGGCGATCAGGATCGCGGCCGGGGTCTTGCCCGACCCGCCGACCGTCGGATTTCCGACGCAGACGACCGGGACCGGCGCTCGTGCGGTCGGCGGACGGGCGAACCGACGGCCGGCGATCGCCGCATAGGGCAGCGACAGCGGCCACAGACAGGCGGCGCGCCAGTCCGGCCGCGGGCCGCTCCAGAAGCGGGGCGCCCGCACTGCGCTACTCCCGCGCCATGGCGAGGAGCAGCGGGTCGAGAGCCGTGACCACGCGGTCGAGGGCACCGGCGAAGGCGGCGACGGCGCGGCGCGCCGCATCGGCCCGCAGCGCCGCCGAGGCCGGTGTCTCGATGAGCCGTTGCACCTTGCTGGCCAGGTCGATCGCGCTGGTAACGAGCTCGGCGCCGCCGGCAGCCTGAAGTGCCGCATAGACCTCGGCAAAATTGCCGATATGCGGCCCATGCAGGATGGCGGTGGACAGCTTGGCAGGCTCGATCGGGTTCTGCCCGCCGTGGCGGACCAGCGAGCCGCCCATGAATGCGACCGGCGCGAGCGCATAGACGAGACCGAGTTCGCCGATGGTGTCGACGACATAGACGTCGATTTCCGGCCCCGGCAGTGCCCCCGACGACCGCAGCATGGCCGACAGGCCACGCGCAGCGGCAGCAGCGACGATGTCGGAGCCGCGTTCGGGGTGGCGGGGCGCGACGATTGCCAGCATGCCCGGGTGCCGCTCGCGCAGCAGCCGCTCGGCATCGAGCACCGCCTCATCCTCGCCGGGGTGGATGCTGGCCACCGCCCAGCGCGGACGGTCGCGCAGGACTGCCCTCAGTCGGCCGAGCTCCACCGCCGAGGCGCGTGGCGGCGGCACGTCGTACTTGAGGTTGCCCGTCCAGCAGACCGGCCCGGCGCCGAGCTCGACCAGGCGCCCGGCGTCGAGCTCTGATTGGGCCAGGCACAAGTCGAAGCGCCCGAGCAGCGTCCGGGCCATGCCCGGCGCCCGCCCCTGCCAGCGCCGGAACGAGCGGTCGGACATCCGCGCGTTGACCAGGGCCAGGGAAGCTCCGAAAGCCCCGGTCTCAAGGATCATGTTGGGCCAGAGCTCGGATTCGACGAACACCGCCAGCCCAGGCCGCCAATGATCCAGAAAGCGTCGGACGAAGCGACGGGCATCGAGCGGCGCGTACTGATGCACGGCATGGTCGCCGAGCCGGGCTGCAGCGAGGCGGGCGGAGGTCACCGTCCCCGTCGTCAGCACCACCGACACGGCGTGACGGGCGATGATGGCGTCGATCAGCGGCAGCACGGAGACGGTCTCGCCGACGCTCGCCGCATGTACCCAGACGAGCGGTCCGGGCGGACGATCGACGGTCGCGATGCCGTAGCGTTCGCTGCGCCGTCGCGGATCTTCCTTGCCGCGCCGGGTCCGCCAACCGAGAATCGGACCGGCCAGCGGATCGGCGAGGGCGGTCGCCGCGCGATAGACGATCAGCAGGGGCGAGCGGCCGGTTTCAACGGGCGGGGCCATCGACGATCTCGTAGGCACGGGCCGTGCAGGCCTCGAGGGCCTGCTCGACGGCCAGCCGGGCCGCTTCGAGCCCGTCGCGGTCGGCATCGGCGGCCACGAAGATGGGATCTCCGGCGACGGCGGCTCCGGGGCCGAACGGCAGATTGACCGCCGCCCTGTCCCAGCTGCGCATAACCTTGCGATAGCGGGTGGCGATGGCGACCGGGACGATCGGCCGTCCCGATTGCTGGGCCAGCTTGACGACACCGAGCCCGCAGCGGCGCGAGATCTTCGGCACGTCGGCGGTCAGCGCCACGTTGATGCCCTGCTCGAGCGACTGCAGCATGGCGCGGAAGGCGGTTGCGCCACCCTTGACGTGGAACTTGCCCTTGGTGTCGCCGGAGCCGCGGATTGTGCCGATGCCAAGACGCTCGGCCGCCTGGGCATTGATCTCTCCATCGCGGTGACGCGAGATCAGCACCCTGGCGCGATGGTACGGCCGCTTGATGAACGGCGTCAGGAAATGCTGTCCATGCCAGAATGCCAGGATCACCGGCTGTTCGCGATCGATCCGCTCGTAGATGTCGGGCGGTTCGATGGTGAATCGGCTGGTCCGGTAGACCAGCTTCAGATAGGCGGCGATCAGCACACCCGCCGCAACCTGGACCGACCGGGCGGACGTGATCCGCTTCAGCATCGCTCCGCGCCGGACTCAGGCACTGGCCGCGCCCGCGCGGCGAGGCTTGCCGTGCTTCGGCGTGTCGTCGTTGCTGCCGAACTGGGTGCGATGCAGGCGCGCATAGGCGCCGCCGAGGGCGACCAGCTCGTCGTGGCTGCCGCTCTCGATGACCCGGCCGGCCTCCATGACGTGGATGACATCGGCCTTCTTCACAGTCGACAGCCGGTGCGCGATCATGATCACCGTGCGGCCCTTCAGAAGCTCGTCGAGCGCCTTCTGGATCTGCGCCTCGGCCTCGGAATCGAGCGAGCTGGTCGGCTCGTCGAGCAGCAGGATCGGGGCGTCGCGCAACATCGCGCGCGCGAAGGCGATGCGCTGGCGCTGGCCGCCGGACAACAGACCGCCCGCCTCGCCGACCGGCGTGTCGTACCCCTTGGGGAAGTTCATGATGAAGTCATGCGCATAGGCCGCCTTGGCGGCCGCGATCATCGCTTCTTCGCTCGCCCCCTCCGAGCCGTACATGATGTTGGCGCGGATCGTGTCATCGAACAGCACCGGCTCCTGGGTGACGAGCGCGCTGGCAAGGCGCACGCTGGAGATGGTGGCGTCGGCGATCGGCTGGCCGTCGATCAGGATGCGGCCCGACTGCGGGTCGTAGAAGCGCAGCAGCAGGTTCAGAACCGTGCTCTTGCCCGCACCCGACGGCCCGACCAGCGCCACGCGCTGGCCCGGCCTGACCAGCAGGTCGAGCGCCCGCAGCACCGGCTCGCCGTCGCGGTAGGCGAACGACACCTGCTCGAAGCGAATCTCCCCGGAAGTAACCTTCAGCGGCAACGCCCCGGGCACCTCGCGGACGCGGCTGTCGAGATCGATGATTCCGAAGACGCGGTTGGCAGCGGCCACCCCCTCCTGAAGCATCGTCTGCAGCGCGGCGACCGCCTTCATCGGCTGGTACATCAGCATCGCGGCGGTGACGAAACCCATGAAGTGGCCGGCGGTCAGCGCGCCGTGAATGCCCTGATAGCCGCCATAGAATATGGCGAGCGCAAAGCCGACGCCAGTCAGCGCCTCGACGATCGGTCCGGACGAGGCCTTGGTGCGCACCGAGCGCATGATGAACTCGAGCGTGCGGTCGATGATCCGGCGCGCCCGCTCCGTCTCGTGCTCCTCGCGGTCGTAGGCCTTGACGACGCGGATGCCGGTCAGCGTCTGCGAGACCAGGATGCCGAGATCGCCGGTCTCCTGGAAGGTCTTGGTGGCAGAGACATGCACCCGCCGACGCTGGCGGCCGAGCACGCGGATGGCGAAGGGAATGGTTATCATCGCCACGATCGAGAGGCGCCAGTCCATGTAGACCATCGCGCCGGTCAGCATGACCACCTTGAGGATGTTCTGGCCGAGCGCCACGATCGCGAGGCTTGCCGCCTCGCGGATCGCCAGCACGTCGTTCATGAAGCTCGAGACGAAACGGCCGGAATGGGTGCGCTGCAGCCAGCCGAGATCGGCCTGGGTCAGGCGCTCGAACATCTCGACACGCAGGTCGGCGACGATGCGGTTGCCGACATAAGCCTGACCGACGGTGGCGAAGTACTCCGAGCCGGCCTTCAATCCGACAAGGATGACGACGAGCAGCGGCAGGACGTACAGCATCCGCTCGTCCTTGCCGAGAAAGACGTCGTCGGCAGCCATCTGCATCAGGAACGGCAGCGAACCCGTCGTTGCCGCCGAGATGCCCATTGCCGCGAAGCAGCCGATCAGCAGCCGCTTGCGTGGCAGCAGGTGATCGCGCACCAGCCGCCGCACGACCTGCCAGGTCGACAGATTCGAGGCGTGCAGGCTGTCGTCGATCCGGTCGACCGCGCTGCTGTCGCTGAAGACGTTCGATACCACGCGTGTGTTCCTCGGAGCCTTGCCCGTCCTGCAGCTGCCGGTGGCGGCAACTGCGTTCTATAGCGTAACCGCCGCCCCGTCATCCGCGACGCTGCATCCGCGACGCTGCGGCTGCCCCCTGCGGCGACCTCGCACCCCGCCCCGCCTCAGCACATGGTTCCTGCGTCAGCTCCCCGAGGCTGCATCAGGGTCCAGCAGGCGATGCAAATGGACGATGAAATAGCGCATCTCGGCGTTGTCGACAGTCCGCTGCGCCGCCTCCTTCCAGGCATCGTAGGCCGTCCGGTAGTTCGGAAAGATGCCCACGATGTCGAGCTTGCCCAGATCCTTGAACTCGATATCGGATACATCCTTCAGCTCGCCGCCGAAGACCAGATGCAGAAGCTGTCTGGAGTTGGTGTCTTCGCTCATTGCGGTTTCCCCTGCAGACGGGCCGGCGACAGGCCGACCGCCGAAACGATGCTCGCATGCAGCGGCTCGCCGGCCGCCACCAGCGGCGGATGCCGCAGCGTCCCTGCGTTGAGCCGGACCGGCGCGCCGCTCGCGTCCGTGACGCGGCCGCCTGCCTCCTCGATCAGGACGAGGGCGGCCGCGATGTCCCAGTCGGCGCTGCCGGATGTCGCCAGGGCGCCGTCGACGGTCCCCGCGGCGACGTTGGCGAAGCGGTTGGCGAGCGACTTCATGAACACCTGCACCGGCGTGAAGCCGGGTGCCGACAGTCCCGTCTGACGCAGCGCCTTGCGGCTTGCGACAACCCGGGCGCGGGCCGCCTCGGCGGGATGGGAGACCGCCAGGGGAACGCCATTGCGGTAGGCCCCGCCGCCGGTGCGCGCGCTCCACAGTTCGTCGCGCACCGGGTTGTAGAGGACGCCGACGACTGCGGCCGGGCCTTCGGCGACGGCGATCGACACCACCCACTCGTCGCCGCGATCGATGAAGGCACGGGTGCCGTCGATCGGATCGACGATGAACCGCCGGCCCGGCCGCAGCCGCGATCCGTCATCGGGGTGTTCCTCCGAGAGCCAGCCATAGGCCGGCCGCGCCGCCATGAGCCGCTCGCGCAGGAACGCATCGACGGCGATATCGGCTTCGGTCACCGACGTGCTGTCCGGTTTGGTCCACTGACGCGGTGCGCCCCGGAAATGGGCGAGCGCCAGCGCGCCGGCCGCACGGGCCGCCTCGGTGAGGAGCTCGAGATCGTCGATATCCTGGGAGGCCAAGTGCATGTCCTTGCGGTGCGGCCTGCCGGCGGCCGGACCTTGGTCCGGAGGCCCGCCGGGGGTCCGGAGGCCCGCCGGGGGTCCGGAGAACTACCGGGCGTGTTTAGTGTCGCGCATGACGGCTATCAAGCGGCAGTCTCACGGTCACTGGGATTTAACTCAACCGTTTAAGCGGATTCGAAGATTTCCCTGCCATCCTGCGAACCCGAAGACGGGCACCAGACAAATCAACAGGGCCCGCAGGGAGAATTTCGATGAGGCGTCAAACCGCGGGCACCTGCGAGGTGCCCCGGGGGTCGGGCCGGTCCATCCGGCTCGATCCCTTCGCGCTGCCGGCACGGGTGACGTTCACCAGCGTCGCCCGCAACGGCTCCGCGGTGCATACGGTGGTGCTTGGTCGGGAGACCGTGATGATCCACCGTGTCGGCGAGGGGCGGATCCCGCTGACCATCAGCGTGCCGGTCTCTTCATACCGCGGAATCCTGCTCAGTACAGGGGACGACGGCGGGATGCCGTCGATCATGCTGAGGCTGTTGCACCGCAACAACGATCTGGTGGTGCCCCTGCGGGCCGGGGGCGACACGGACGATGCCGTCGTCGACTGGAGCGCATGGGGCCGGATGCTGCGACGCCCGCTGCTGTTCGAGGACGCCGATGGCTGCATCCGCGAACCCTACGAGCGCTTGGGCGGTGTCATCCTGCGACCGGTCAAGGCGCGGCGCGTCAACAAGTTCTTCGCCGAACGCCGACCGATGATGCTGTGCAGGCGGCAGGTCGGCGGCCGCCCCTCCGGGGTCATCCATCGCGAGGACGAGATCATCGCACGCGACGTTGCCGATTGAGGCCATCGCGCCGGCTTGGCCGCCGCAAACGCTGATGCCGTCGAAGGTCGCGCGGGGCGCATCGGTGCCCCGCGGAAACATCGCCGGGACGTCCCGGCTCCGGTAGGGACCGGTCATCCGGCAGCCCGGTCAGACGCGAGCCCGACGCTCAGGCCGGCCATGTGGACCAGCAGGCCGGCCCCGAGGAAGCGCTCCACGGCATCGTGCAGCGCCGGCATCACGACGATCGCGGCGCCGCGCGGTCCGCCCCGTCGGATCAGCCCCTCACGCTCGGCATCACGCAGCACCGACAGCACGTGACCGCGCGAGACGTGGAATCGCCTGGCCAGCTCGCTGATCGTCAGACGGATCGGAGCACCGCACGGACCCGCCGCCGTCTGTGCCTCGGCGGCGACCGAGATCAGGATGATGAGGCCGGCATCCCGTGCCGCGGCTGCGCGCAATTCCGGCGCATAGTCGATCATGCGCATGCCCTGCCAGTACATCGACGCCATGACACCGACCTGGGCCGCGACGAAAGCCGGATCGGCCAGGCGGTCGAGCGCGCGGCGCGCGCTCGGATCGAGCAGCGCGATGGCCTCGATGAAATGGCGCCAGCGATCGGCGTGCGTCGCGAGCAGTTTCTTGGTGGGGACGAGTCGGCGGACGCGCCGATCCCTGCCCGGCACGACGGAAAGAAAGCCGAACAGCCTGAGCGCGCCGAGCATCGCGGTGACGCGACCGGGGCTGCAGACGCCGGTCTCGACGCACACCTGCTTGAGCCGCGTCGCCGTCAATCCTCCCGTGTCCGCGCCGTTGTGGTGCAAATCGAGGATCAGCAGTCCGATCAGCGCCCGGCCACGGTCGTTGAGAATGCGGTTGAGGATCCGGTTGCCGCCGTAGTGCGCGGTCAGTCCGGCCATCAGCCGGGAACAGGCCTCGGCGAATCCCGCCACATGGCGCAGCGCTTCGATCTCGGCGATCGTCGGCGGCCGCACACTACCGACGCCGGCTGGACGACGGCCGACGAGATCAATCTTTGACATTGGCCGGAGCCGGCTCATCGCGCCAAAGTTCGTCCCGGCGGACGCCCAGCTTCCGGGCGGCCGCGGATCGATTCGAGGCACAGGAGATCCGATCCATGCCCAGGACAGTTGCCGCCACGCTGGTGCTCGCCGCCGCCACGCTCTCCAGCGCCGAAGCTGCCGTCGTCTACTGCACCGCGCCCGGCATCCCGGTCGGCTGCGTGGTCGCGCCGAACACCGTCGTCGTCGATCCGGTCGTCGTCAACCCGGGCGGGGTCGGCGGGCCGGCGTCGGGCGTGGGCGTCCTGCCGGGCGCGGGCGCGGGAGCGGCCGGCGTCGGGCTGACGCGCGGCGTCGGCGTCGGCGCGCCGGGTGCAGCGCCCGTCAATCTCGGCGGTCCCGTCAATCGCGCCGGACGACGTTGAACGCCGCGAGGGCGATCGGGCGGATTCTCGCGTCCTGCTGGTCATTGCCTCCCATCACACTCCAAACCGCGTCCAAAGCCAAGGAGGACTTGTACATGCTCCGCACCATGATTCTCGTTGCCGGCTGCCTTGCCGCCAGCGCCGCCGTCGCCGGCCAGCAGCAGGCCGACCAGTGCGCTGCCGGACTCAGCGGCGATTCGAAGACGATCTACGACGCTGTCGCACCGACCGCAGCCTCGGCGCCCGATCTGCGGGCCGCCATCACCGATGCCACCAAGTCTCTGGTGATGGCCGGCAAGGTCAGCCGCTCGTCGGCGAAGGGGGCGGCGGAAGCCGCCGGAGCCTGCCTGGCGCACCTGAAGTCCTGAACTGCGCCTCACGCGCACGTCCAATTCCGCCTTGCCGCCGCGTCCGCGCTTACGCCGGGCGCGGCGTTGCCTATACTCGCCCGGCGAGGCTCGCAGCAACCGGCGCGGCCGCGACCGTGGCGACGACAATGGAACCGATCCGAATCACCGCCTCGATCTCGATCGAGGAGAGCGAACTGGAGGAGCGCTTCGTCCAGGCGTCGGGTCCGGGCGGACAGAACGTCAACAAGGTCGCATCGGCCGTCCAACTTCGCTTCGACGTCGCGGGCTCCAGGTCGCTGCCCGAGGATGTGCGCACACGGCTGAAGTCGCTCGCCGGTCGCCGGCTGACGCGGGACGGCGTCCTCGTCATCGACGCCCGCCGCCACCGCACCCAGGAGCGCAACCGCCAGGACGCGCGACAGCGGCTCATCGCGCTGATCCGGCGCGCCGCCGAGCGCCCCGCTCCCCGCCGCCCGACCCGGCCCACGCTCGCCTCCAAGAAGCGCCGGCTCGAGGCGAAGAGCGCGCGCTCGGCGATCAAGAACCGGCGGGCAAGACCCGAAGTCGAGTAGGCGGTGAGACCGGAGAACGGCTTGATCGGCGAAACCAGCGGTAATAGTTCTCTGCTGGCGCCCGGCGCCGCGGCGAGAGCGCGTCGGGGAGCAGGAACGGGATCACGGTTCGCGTGGTTCTGGACGTGGTGGGGTATGCCGATGTCGCAAGGACATGTCGATCTGTTGGCTGCGCATCAGCCACGCTTGGAGCGCCTCAGTCGCCGGTCGTTCCTGGCCGGAGCCGCTGCCGCACTCTGCGCGCCGGGGCTCGCCGGTTGCGCGACCTCCGGTGGCATGACCCGTGCCGAGGCGGCGCTCGCCTACGGGCCGTTGCCCGACGAGCCGTTTCCCGTTCCGGCCGTCGATCTCGATCGGCTCGACCCGAAATTCTATCGCCGCAGGGTCAAGTTCGAGACCGATGCGGCACCCGGCACGATCGTCATCGACCCGGGCAACTACTACCTCTACTTCGTCGAGGAAGGCGGCTTCGCGACCCGCTATGGCGCAAATGTTCCTCGCCCCGAATTCCTGTGGCACGGAACCGCCTATGTCGGTCGCAAGGCGGAGTGGCCTGTCTGGACGCCGACCCGCGACCAGATCGGACGCGATCCCGAGCTCAAGAAGTATGCCGGCGGGATGCCGCCCGGCCTCGACAACCCGCTCGGTGCGCGCGTCCTCTACCTGTATCAGGACGGCAGGTACACGCTCTGCACGATCTACAGCACGATCTATCCGCATACGATCGGACAGGGCGTCTCCAGCGGTTGCGTCGGCCTCCTCACCCAAGACATGATACACCTCTACGCGCGCACGCCGGTCGACACCGAAGTCGTCATCCTGCCGGCATAGGACGGATCTGCTAGAACACCCGCAGCTAGAACACCCGCAGCGCCGCATCCGCGACCAGGCCGGCGAACACGATCCAGCCGTAGTCGCGGTTGGCGCGGAACAGCGTCAGACAGCGGGCCGGATCGTCGTAGCGGAAGGTCGCGACCTGCCAGGCGAGGTGGACGGCGCCGAGCGCGAGGCCGAGGAAGGCCGGCAAGCCGCCATCTGCCGCCGCGATGGCAAGGCCGAACAGGATCGTCGCCACCGCATAGAACAGCGCCAGCATCTCGCGCGTCCGCGATCCGAACAGCCGGGCTGTCGAGTGGACGCCGACGAGGACGTCATCCTCGATGTCCTGATGGGCGTAGATCGTGTCGTAGCCGATGGTCCAGGCGATGCCGCTGAGATAGAGCAACACCGGGGCGAGATCGAGCGAGCCGAAGGCCGCCGCCCAGCCCATGAAGGCGCCCCAGTTGAAGGCGAGGCCGAGCACGAGCTGCGGCCACCACGTCACCCGCTTCATCAGCGGATAGACGAGCACGATTGCCACCGAGCCGAAGCCGACGGCGACCGCAAACGCGTTGAATTGCAAGAGCACCAGCAGACCGATCAGGCAGAGCCCGGCCATGAACGCGGCGGCCTCACGGACGCCGACCTGACCAGAGGGGATCGGCCTGAGCCGCGTCCGCTCGACCCTGGCGTCGATGTCGCGGTCGACGATGTCGTTCCAGACGCAACCGGCGCCGCGCATGGCGACCGCTCCGATCAGGAACAGCAGGAGGTGCCAAGGGTTCGGCCATGGCAGGCCGCCGGCGATTGCCGCGAGCGCCGCCGACCACCAGCACGGCCACAGCAGCAGCCACCAGCCGATCGGCCGGTCGAGGCGGGCCATGCGCAGATAGGGCTTCGCCCAGACCGGCGCGATGCGCGCCACCCAATGGTCCCGCACGGCGTCGATGGTGGCGGTGGGATCGCTCATCCCGCCAATCCCCGACTGAGCATCATCGGGCGCGATGGACGCGCGACCGATCGCTGTCTTCCGTTGCCCCCTGCGGCGCGGTCGGCACCGTCCATCCCCTGCCAAGGCCGGGCGCGCATACCGTGCGCCGGGGTCGCCTCGGCCAGCGGGCCCAGAGCCCCCGACGCAACGCCGTGGCCCGCGAGCGGCTGACCGTTGGCGGGATCGTCGTCTGTCCTCGGCGTGATGTCTGGCTGCGCCATCGGTCCTGTTCGGGGCTTCAATCGGATCGCGGTGGACGGTAGACGAGGCCCCGGGAAAAATCGAGACCGGGCTGCACCGGCAGGAGCCGCCATGACCAAGCCGCCTCGCCTGTTCATCGACGCGCCGCTCGCCACCGAGGGCACGATCACGCTTGCGGCCGAGCAGGCGCATTACCTGACCAATGTCATGCGCCGGCAGGAGGGCGATCCGGTCATGCTGTTCAACGGTCGCGACGGCGAATGGCTCGGCACAATCCGGCGGCGTGGCCGCAAGGTGGTAGAGGTGGCGCTCGCGAGGCAGGAGCGTGACCAGGCCAGCCCACCCGACATCCATTACTGCTTTGCGCCGATCAAGCGCGCGAGACTCGACTTCATCGCCCAGAAGGCGACCGAGATGGGCGCGTCGCGACTGCAACCGGTGCTGACACGACATACCGTGGCCGAGCGGGTCAATGTCGAGCGGCTTACCGCCAATGCGATCGAGGCGGCGGAGCAATGCGGGGTCCTGTGGGTGCCCCAGGTGGCGGAACCGATCACCTTCGAGCGCTTCCTCGCGGATCGCGATCCGACCCGCGCGCTGGTCTTCTGCGACGAGGCGGCTGCGGTCGCCGATCCCATCGCCGCCCTGGCGCGGGTGCCGTTCGGGCCGCTTGCGGTGCTGATCGGCCCGGAAGGCGGCTTTGCGGACGAGGAGCGGACCGCGCTGCTGGCTGCGCCCAACGTCACGGCGATTTCGCTGGGGCCGAGGATCATGCGCGCCGACACCGCCGGCATCGCCGCGATGGCGCTGGTGCAGGCCGTGCTGGGCGATTGGCGCGGTCATCAAGGCCGCTGATGGTTCCGATCAGCATCCGATGATTGCTTGAACCGCTGCTCTATGTATGGTGCGCGACCTGCCACGGTTCCTCCGAGTACCCAATGGCCCGAGACCAGACCGACACGACGCCGCTCGAAACCCGCGACGAGCTGATCGACTACATCGCCGCCGGCGCCAAGCCGCGCTCCCGGTTCAGGATCGGGACGGAGCACGAGAAGTTCGGCTTCTACACCGCAGATTGCTCCCCGGTTCCCTATGGCGGCGACCGGGGCATCGAGAAGCTGCTTGAGAACATGCAGCTGCTGCTCGGCTGGGAGCCGGTGACGGATGGCGGCAGGATCATCGGCCTGCTCGATCCGACCAAGGGCGGCGCGATCTCGCTCGAGCCGGGCGGCCAGTTCGAGCTTTCGGGCGCTCCGCTGGAGACGATCCACCAGACCTGCCGTGAGGTGAATTCCCACCTCGCCCAGCTGCGCGAGGTGGCCGAGCCGCTCGGGATCGGCTTCCTCGGCCTCGGCTTCTCGCCGAAATGGACGCTCGCCGAGACGCCGCGCATGCCCAAGCAGCGTTACGACATCATGACCGCCTACATGCCGAAGGTCGGCAGCCTCGGCCTCGACATGATGTACCGAACCTGTACGGTGCAGGTGAATCTCGATTTCGAGTCCGAATCGGACATGGTCGAGAAGATGCGGATCGGGCTCGCGCTGCAGCCGATCGCCACCGCCCTGTTCGCCAATTCGCCCTTCACCGAGGGCAGGCCGAACGGCTTCCAGTCCTACCGCAGCGAGATCTGGCGGGATACCGATCCCGACCGTACCGGAATGCTGCCTTTCGTCTTCGACCAGGGGTTCGGTTACGAGGCCTATGTCGACTATGCGCTCGACGTGCCGATGTACTTCGTCAAGCGCGGCGACGTCTATCATGACGTGGCGGGGGCCTCGTTCCGCGACCTGATGGCGGGACGGCTGCCGCAGCTGCCCGGCGTGCGCGCCACGCGGTCGGACTGGGTGAATCACCTGACGACGATCTTTCCCGAGGTGCGGCTGAAGCGCTACATCGAGATGCGCGGTGCCGATGCCGGACCGTGGCGCAGCCTGTGCGCACTGCCGGCACTCTGGGTCGGGCTTCTCTACGACAGGACCGCCCAGGACGCGGCCTGGCAGCTGGTCCGGGACTGGACCGCCGAGGAGCGGCAGGCGCTGCGCGATCAGGTGCCGCGCACCGCGCTGAAGACGCGGTTCCGCAACCGCACCGTCCAGGACATCGCCCGCGAGGTCGTCGAGATCGCCTATCAGGGTCTCGTGCGTCGCGGCCGGGGACATGGCGGCGAGGCCAACGAGGCCCGCTTCATCGAGGACCTGCGCGAGATCGCCGAAACCGGCGTGACGCCGGCCGACCGGCTGCTCGCGGCCTATGCCGGACCCTGGCAGGGCGACATCGACCGCGTCTTCCGCGAGCACGCCTATTGACCGCCGCCAGCGACCGGCAGGCGCCAGCGCCGGACTTCGGCTGGACCGGGTTCACGCTCTACGCGCTGACCGTGTTCTCGTGGTCGACCAGCTGGTTCGCGATCAAGATGCAGATCGGGCCGGTA
The nucleotide sequence above comes from Tepidamorphus gemmatus. Encoded proteins:
- a CDS encoding DUF6101 family protein codes for the protein MRRQTAGTCEVPRGSGRSIRLDPFALPARVTFTSVARNGSAVHTVVLGRETVMIHRVGEGRIPLTISVPVSSYRGILLSTGDDGGMPSIMLRLLHRNNDLVVPLRAGGDTDDAVVDWSAWGRMLRRPLLFEDADGCIREPYERLGGVILRPVKARRVNKFFAERRPMMLCRRQVGGRPSGVIHREDEIIARDVAD
- the arfB gene encoding alternative ribosome rescue aminoacyl-tRNA hydrolase ArfB, which translates into the protein MEPIRITASISIEESELEERFVQASGPGGQNVNKVASAVQLRFDVAGSRSLPEDVRTRLKSLAGRRLTRDGVLVIDARRHRTQERNRQDARQRLIALIRRAAERPAPRRPTRPTLASKKRRLEAKSARSAIKNRRARPEVE
- a CDS encoding L,D-transpeptidase, giving the protein MSQGHVDLLAAHQPRLERLSRRSFLAGAAAALCAPGLAGCATSGGMTRAEAALAYGPLPDEPFPVPAVDLDRLDPKFYRRRVKFETDAAPGTIVIDPGNYYLYFVEEGGFATRYGANVPRPEFLWHGTAYVGRKAEWPVWTPTRDQIGRDPELKKYAGGMPPGLDNPLGARVLYLYQDGRYTLCTIYSTIYPHTIGQGVSSGCVGLLTQDMIHLYARTPVDTEVVILPA
- the ubiA gene encoding 4-hydroxybenzoate octaprenyltransferase; amino-acid sequence: MSDPTATIDAVRDHWVARIAPVWAKPYLRMARLDRPIGWWLLLWPCWWSAALAAIAGGLPWPNPWHLLLFLIGAVAMRGAGCVWNDIVDRDIDARVERTRLRPIPSGQVGVREAAAFMAGLCLIGLLVLLQFNAFAVAVGFGSVAIVLVYPLMKRVTWWPQLVLGLAFNWGAFMGWAAAFGSLDLAPVLLYLSGIAWTIGYDTIYAHQDIEDDVLVGVHSTARLFGSRTREMLALFYAVATILFGLAIAAADGGLPAFLGLALGAVHLAWQVATFRYDDPARCLTLFRANRDYGWIVFAGLVADAALRVF
- a CDS encoding 16S rRNA (uracil(1498)-N(3))-methyltransferase; the encoded protein is MTKPPRLFIDAPLATEGTITLAAEQAHYLTNVMRRQEGDPVMLFNGRDGEWLGTIRRRGRKVVEVALARQERDQASPPDIHYCFAPIKRARLDFIAQKATEMGASRLQPVLTRHTVAERVNVERLTANAIEAAEQCGVLWVPQVAEPITFERFLADRDPTRALVFCDEAAAVADPIAALARVPFGPLAVLIGPEGGFADEERTALLAAPNVTAISLGPRIMRADTAGIAAMALVQAVLGDWRGHQGR
- a CDS encoding glutamate--cysteine ligase; this translates as MARDQTDTTPLETRDELIDYIAAGAKPRSRFRIGTEHEKFGFYTADCSPVPYGGDRGIEKLLENMQLLLGWEPVTDGGRIIGLLDPTKGGAISLEPGGQFELSGAPLETIHQTCREVNSHLAQLREVAEPLGIGFLGLGFSPKWTLAETPRMPKQRYDIMTAYMPKVGSLGLDMMYRTCTVQVNLDFESESDMVEKMRIGLALQPIATALFANSPFTEGRPNGFQSYRSEIWRDTDPDRTGMLPFVFDQGFGYEAYVDYALDVPMYFVKRGDVYHDVAGASFRDLMAGRLPQLPGVRATRSDWVNHLTTIFPEVRLKRYIEMRGADAGPWRSLCALPALWVGLLYDRTAQDAAWQLVRDWTAEERQALRDQVPRTALKTRFRNRTVQDIAREVVEIAYQGLVRRGRGHGGEANEARFIEDLREIAETGVTPADRLLAAYAGPWQGDIDRVFREHAY